The DNA sequence TAGCTTCTTGCTAGCTGTAGCctgttacagtacataagatttcacttaccacataaacagagtaaggagagatgactgaggatgatggcgaaagatttacagatcctgagcaccactgacaagcatctgatcttgtaaaatgtgtggtaagtactgccactccatagtataaacagagttcgtgcgatcgcgaatctcAAAAGCAAAGGTGAAAGTAAAAGTCcatcgtgcatttgaaagcagtttcagtgacccacatattaatagcggctccctgatgcccgcattttataacagtataattacccaacgatataactgcgagagaaagtattgaaatatattttcctccctgtgtttgcatcctgtgagctactgaaatgagccgcactgtgaaacagccaatcagagcagagctcattattattcatgagtCTTCcaaaataagccaataacagacagtttcattctagggagaaatcctagggttgtaaatgcacatgtaaaactgtttctggagaatttttgcccttacctaagccacataccttctatgtagatatcagagaacaatttaaaatactgcatcaatgcattctatggcacctttaaagtaTTTGTCCATGGTCTTTAGatccaaagtttttttttttttttttttggttcatcTTAGGTCAGACAAAAAGTTTAAGGCAAATATTGTTAGATCCAAAGGTTTTTACATTAGTTGTCAAGGGTGTTTACAAAGGTTCTTAATAATTAAATGGCTTGTCAGTTAATAAACAGTtgaaacaaacattattaaatgtacttttaatattgTCATGTTGTAGGCTTTTTGTAAGATATTACCGGCTATGTAGAGAAGTGTGACTCCAGCAGCACTCAAAGCACTGTTGAACTTCATTCTTTTGTTCTGCTCTGTGATCTGACTGCTGTTTCTCCACTGTCAGAAAGCAAGTACAACTGCATTTATCAAGAGTTCCCTGTCTCCACCCCACCACTACGTTCATCTCTGactcatattttttttcagaaaaaaaagcttCCTGAGCTTTTCATAGGTGACTTTTGTGGATGTGGGTGGGACATGTCATCACCACCTTTTACTAAAGTTGATTTTGTCCccacaactttttaaaataaaaataataaaaataaatctccaATCCATCATTCTTCATAATTTAATTCACACCTGCATCATGAAATACACACAAGGCATGCACATTTAATCCCCCATCCTTCTACATGTTTAGCGCCAGTATACGGAAATGAATTGtggattaaatatattttaaaaaatgtctgtGAATGTTACATTTCTAGAAACTGGTATTTTTCTTgctatgtttgtttatgttttttttttctttaattgtctATGAATCTAAGATTTAGTAcggtctgtttttgtttattttttattaaaaaaatagtttaatgaATAGCAACATCCGCTAAATGCTTGAAGTAGTGAAACTGTTTAAAATTCACTTGTTCGCTTAATTTTGATTTTGTGATAAAAGAACACTGACTAATATGATATCTATCTTTAAACATCATGCTATGCACTGATGTTGTATTGCACTGCTTATGAAATTGATGGTCTTATCAGAGAAAAGATCTGCATGTGATTTCATTATTCTAACCTACTTACATAGGCACCTGTATATGGCCACAGTGTGAGATGTACAGTAAACACTATTAATACTTCCAATAGCAGAACAGTCAATGATCTTTTAAGATTTGTCTGTTAACAGCATTTCAGGCCTGGAGGTACATAACTGAAAATGACTACATTATGTCCCTTTCACAAGAATATTAGACTGGGAGGAATTTTCACATGAAGTGGACGATCCCTGGTTTCCTCAGTCACACAACAGGTAAAACCAGACGACTTTCTGCAGTTTCCAGTGAGTCATTATATTAGGGAAATTACACACTCTTGTCAAATCAAGGTGAAAACAAGGAGGAtcatttttagcatttatttgcTGACAACTGGTCCAAATAACGAAAAAAGAGTGTTTCCAGACCtcaaataacacaaaaaaatataataataatggtaacactttacaataaggtgtcatttattaacattagttaatgtattaactaacatgaacgaacaatgatcaacacatttattatagtatttatgaatctttgttaatgttagttaataagcGAGATTAGCAGCCATTTTATGCTGACTTTCATATGTTTACGTGAAAATGTAGTGCAAAACCTATTCTTTGTTATGGCTGTGAGGAAGGAAATGGGTCTGGGGCTTTTAGCCTAAGACGTATGGGTGACAAGAAAATCCATAGGGCGATATTGGGCTAAGAGCCAGACGAGCTGAGGACGGGGGAGATGTATGTTTGTGACTTGAAGGGTGATCTAAGGCCTAAATATAAGGAGAAATGGGCTTCAAACTCATGATATAGTAGAATGTTATTTACTTCCTCATCATGTATGGAAAAACACAGCTGCGGAGAGTTTTTGTGATCTTGTAACCTTGAGTGCCTCGAGTGTGGATAGAAGGTGGAGGAGCACCTCCCCGTTTGTCGCACTCTGCAGAAACCTGTGTGTCTGTATGACTGTTTACCTTCTTTGCAAAgaataaaacctttttaaagaCTAAGAGTGAGTTTGTCTCTTATGGTGGCGAGAGTTAGCTAAAATTGCCTCAACAGCGGAGATAACTTTATCTCAAAATTTCCCTTCTCAAGTCTCCAAACACCGTTGTCGTGCAAATGAACGGCCAAAACGCATTAAAGGGTTTCTGTTTTCAGTTATAATGTCGTGTAAGCGGCCCCTAAAGTTAATAACTAATGATTTTTAcaacagaaatgaaaaaaactaaaaaaaaaaaaactaactttaGCTGGATAATAACTTTTTGTTGCTGTAGAGGCCAAAACAATATCTGTCCTTTGACTTTCCTATTttcactgtaaagctgctttgaaacaatctgtattgtaaaagctcTACATAAAtgaaggtgacttgacttgacttgactactgAACCACAGCCAAGCAAAGGAGCAGCTCATTATAATAACCACAGCCAATTATGTTTGATGCAAACAAGTCTTTGGGAAAATGGGAAGGCACTTCCTCGTACCCTTATATCTAttgaatgatatatatatatattttttaataatctaagatgtaggctacatttaaatcattaccTTTGACAGGCAAAAGGTTTACAACtctaaagtattttgtttaaaagtatatatttttgtaattttataattcagcctaattgattgattgtgtgtgtacaggtttaatttttttaagttttaattgtggggaccaaatatTCAGATAAGGAGCAAATAAGGAGTAAAACCtgaatttttgacattttaagacTGAGACTTCTGGCCCACAGTCGGGCTGAATGTGGCTAAATGTGCCGTTTCTCAACCAGAATCGGGCCAGATCCACAGATCCAAAACCAAGCCAAATCTGGCAACCATTACTGGGCCAGGCCGGACCTGGCTCAATTCTGGCAAGCCGCTGCCAGCACACAGCCGAGTGAGCCGACACTCAGCCGCATTCGGCCTGATTCCGCTGGCTACCTGggatgctggtgaccagcatcaccagcaagaccaggctggtagaccagcatcaccagcaagaccaggctggtagaccagcatcaccagcaagaccagtagaccagcatcaccagcaagaccaggctggtagaccagcatcaccagcaagaccatgctggctgaccagcatcaccagcaagaccagtagaccagcatcaccagcaagaccatgctggttgaccagcatcaccagcaagaccagtagaccagcatcaccagcaagaccatgctggttgaccagcatcaccagcaagaccatgctggttgaccagcatcaccagcaagaccatgctggttgaccagcatcaccagcaagaccagtagaccagcatcaccagcaagaccaggctggtagaccagcatcaccagcaagaccatgctggctgaccagcatcaccagcaagaccagtagaccagcatcaccagcaagaccatgctggttgaccagcatcaccagcaagaccagtagaccagcatcaccagcaagaccagtagaccagcatcaccagcaagaccatgctggttgaccagcaccaaaccagcatataccagcatagaccagcataaaccagcatgggAATTatgctggtctatgctggtttttccagcagggcTAATGAATATGTATGAGTATGTATAAGAGCAGCGGGACTAGTTGAACTCCAATGCCATTGTAGAAGTTGCAGCAGAGGAATTCTCCCGTAGTGTCCTGTCAGTTGATCACTGTCTTCAGTTTTCAAACTTGAAACTAAGGTATGTTATGTTTTTCCTATGCTATACAAGCACAGTGAAAACTATGGTAATGTAAGACTTTATTTTCAGTTTGGAATAAACCTGCTATTGAGTTCATCCTACATGGAAGTACAAGTTGATAGGATTTTGTTCAGTACTATATATTtgccaaatgtttttttttttaagccatgAATTTTGGAGACCTCCTTTCATACGCTCGCATTGGGTACACACACTGGGCGGTGTACACTGGGAAGAATGAAAAGGGAGAAAATACGGTTGTCGAGTTTACAGGTACAGTGATTCTATGTAGAAACTTCAAATCATGGTTTCCTATCTCTGACTAGCTTTTGTCTTCCTAAAAGTGCttcttaaatactttttaaaaactttacaaGAACACTGATACACTGATACATCTATGTTTCAGCTACTGCTTTATGCAGTAAAGGATTAAAAACCACAGGTATAGTTGATATTTGACAGACCTAGAATGGGGAGGGTATAGTGGGTTCAGCCACTATAGAGCTTTCAAAAGCATTGTTTTACATGTGAATCGCATGCATAATTGTATTCATGGTTTGTATGCGCGATGCAATGTGAATATGAAACTAATGTTAATTATCGAACATCAACTTGTTATTTTAACCttttcagtggtgagtttaaaatattccagcggtccccccagagtgagttttttttaggcgaccgttattttagaacgtttccccttaatgtttccatggcgacgcgtcatgattgtcacgtgacacaccgcggccacaataacactgtatgacagatggatcgcttttatttcctttttccttttttattcaaaatattcataaacttgattaccatataatcaactatctgatattccgattcacaaatatgtgcaaatgagtgtgttttatcgtttaaaaacagttctaaatgatcttgatcgtgatctgtaatgtgatatgggcgccgccatgtttgttcgcgctgcAGTTCAGAGAGTCCTGTCAGTCAGATTTACATCACGTAAATTCATCAATTTCTCGCGAAATACATGCAAGTAAGTGGCGGGTGAGATGGGTGAAGAATAGAGTGAACATTATAGTTACTTACACTATGTgtatttgatattaataaaacacgtctgaaaattatatttgaatggattgttattgctgcttccataaacatctgagtgtattttacgaactctaaatgtattgttttactagtacttatgtgtatttaaatgtctaaagcataaaataaacattatgtggTTAAAAACACCGCATAGATGCGATTATATGACAAGTGCAGCTGCATCTCAGCGTCAGTCAACGCGcgaaaatgcagtttaaatttgGCAGTTATGCGACTTCACCGAAAgttctaaatcccatatgtgggaccgtaccGCTCAAAAGGTTAACTGCAACGGTGATCAgtattcttttcttttatcaCCTAAACGTTCCTGTCTCAAAGCACTACTTCTATCACCCACGTCCTCGTTCCTATTGTCATAGGCACGACAAAATGTAAATGCACTGCACTGCACCACTGCAATGTATAAAACTACATAATGAAGAATTAAACAATAGTACCTAGCAACATATTTTGAACATGAGTACATATTCTGAAGTGTGTATTACAGTAACATGCATTTTATTAAggatttaatatgcatttaaacaaTAAGACATGTGTTTCATAGTCTGTTGTGTAATAGTTCTTAAACATTCTGGTATCGAGTTAACTGTTTACAGTATACTGTGCAGGATGTGCTTGTCTCTtgtatattttgattattatccAGACATGGTCAGGTGacttttaattgttatttatatcgcattattatttttacatacaaTTACCCAGTTGGGTTTTTACTGGATCAATCTAGGTATGGGGGAAACAGTTCAAAACAGCTTTGATAGTTAAATATTTCCTTCAGGTGAAAAGGGACCAAACAGTAAAGCAGGAGCCACTGTGAAGGAAGGTCCGCTCAAGGAGAATTTCACAGTCAAAAATCAATGGCATGAGGAAACACCAAAATCTGAAGCAGAGATGAGAGCAAATGTTGAGAAGGTTTTGCGTGATGGCGCCGGAAAATACGGAATACTCGACAACAACTGTGAGCACCTAGCCACATTTATTCGCTACGGGAAAGCCCAATCACTACAGGTACATTTAAAATCGTATTCTATATAACTCTGATTACAAACATGATGCAGGCCTGAAATTACCACAATACTGTGTAATAAGGTACCCTGCACATCAGCTTCTAATTGCCTTATATTGGTCTTTTCTCTTTTATGCAGGCAAATCGCGTTCTCAATACGGCATCAGACTTTAACAACGAAATTGCAGATAACTTCGGTGCATCTGCCTTTGGTTCGTCCAATatgaaattttaattatttcttcaATCTGCATTCCCCCTCCACTGCACTCACATGTTATTTGATTTGtagtgaatgttttttttttttcaatcatatTAAAGTTGATTTGGCTCCATGTGTCTTGATTGtacaaaaatatcttcaattTAACAAGATTCATGTAACTTTTAGAACAGGTTTTTTTATGTCACTTTGAGAGGAGTTTTAAAGCAGCCAGTGGGATAATTAAAAATTTACTTCTTTTAAATAACCAATTCGCTACTTCCCTACACGCCGGCTCAGTGCACATCTCATCAGGGAGACGTGAACCTCTCCCCATGGCTCCGCTCCAGATCCCACCGCAGAAGCAGAATTAACAAGTTACTTTCCCGTTGCCAAACCTAAATGTACCATTAcacattgttatatatatatatatatatatatatatatatatatataatttatttatttattttttattttcttttacaaaTCAAGGGATAACAATACAAATgtccatgtttttttgtttttttacagagaAGGAATGCAATCCTTCACATTGGCCTAAAGCCAAACACAACAATCTCAATGCAAAAGTAAATCATTCAGAGCTTTTATTAAATGCACAGAAACTCTCTGATTCTTCCATCCAGATTGGGGTATTCTCtgcttttattgttattttatttcttatgcattccatttttattcttatgtatttgtttccttttcatgtagagcactttgaattaccattgtgtatgaaatgtgctaaataaatagacttgccttgccttgtcttacATTCTTTGTGGGAAAGGTAACGAAAAAAGTAGAAGAGGAGACAACACCAACATAAATTATTAGCCTTTCAAATGACACATGATGACCATTACTAAAAATTAACACTATTTTACTGTGTTAAAATAAcctgtattattaaaaatatagtttcCTGTCAAATTAATTCCATTTAGTTTTGTACTAGATCTTCACAGGGTACTTGCAgagttgttaaaataaaattgaaatgaaacagGCTGGGGCACACATTCGACAAGCCCTAAATATAGCTAGTCAGCAAAACAGGGTAACTGCAAGTTAAAAATAGATATGTTTTATACAATCGATACGTTATTCGtttttgtacagcactttggtcagccTTGGTATCTTGTATTGTTTGCTATAAAATTAACTGGCTGTTAAAAGTATTAAACTGAAAGAAGATTATACTGTTGTGTTTCAGTGATTAAACCAAATGTTGTCATTACATATTACACTAATCTTGTGTTTGAAACAGAGATTATGTGGACTGAAAATAAGTGcaactgaataaaagcattacatcAGGTTTTGAACGAATGACAAGCTGTGTTACAAGTGTGATCAGTTTGGATTTTTGtactaagagttttgaaaaagtacaCCTTACTTGTGAAATTAGTACCAAAGCGAGCAACAAAAACTGTAAGTTCCTCAGCGTTCACATCACTGAGGATTTCACATGGTCCGCTCACACAGATGCAGTGCTGAAGAAGACACATCTACGCCTCTTCTTCCTGAGACGGCTGAGGAAGTTTGGAATGAGCCCCAGCATTCTCAGATCATTCTACATCTACACCTCTCTCTGCTGCCCTCAGGAAGACGTCTCCGCAGAATCCGATCGCACACTAGCCGACTGAGGGATAGCTTTTTCCCTCAGACTATCAGGCTAATGAACAGTCAGAACTAATACACCCTACAGCATACTCCCACTGTATGGTATGCAACGCACTGcactttaattctttttttttttttttttttttattctgcaagtaaagaatgtgacaatatttacatgtgCCAAAATGTAGAAACACtaggacaaacaaacatacatactgATGGCCAACATTACAAGTCCCTTCTGATTAACTCCTGTATTTGCATTCATGTctgtgagcatgtgtgtgtgtgtgtgtgtgtgtgtgtgtgcgtgcgtgcatgCGTGTTTGTCATTGTGTCTAGGGTTGGGGAAGGAAGTATACAACTGAAATAGTATCATAATAGATTGATAACAGATATAAgtagtgtaaaataaaaaaaaataaaaataaagacagatgataataataataataatatagacaACAAATGTTATTAGCAACAATAACCATAATAATATTAACgataatgataatgatgataataataataataatgatcatcatcatcatcataaatcATCAAAACTGGGAAAGGGTGAAGGACAATGAAGAGggcaagtaaaaataataatattagtatcgaattataaatgaataaatgtttaataattgttgGGGGTCACCAGCGTCACGCCCCAACGGTGGTGCCAGGGAAGGATGCTGCTGGGCAACAGGGCCCCCCCCATCTCCCCAAACATCAGCCATCCCCAGCCCCTACCTACATGCCACACTTatatgtctatttatttattatctaattaattatgtttttaatgtgtagATGTGTATATGTCTCAGCTAGTTtatgatgcattaaaaaaaaagagagacttGTAGTACTGCACTTTAACTCTAACACAGTTCAAACTGGACTACACATACACTAATACAACAATCTATCTGCTACCACTGGATACCATCCAATGCACATCCATGACATTTGCATATCCAGCTTATGTATAATCTGCTGCACCTTTGCATATTATTgtttgtatatgtatgtgtacataATGTA is a window from the Onychostoma macrolepis isolate SWU-2019 chromosome 03, ASM1243209v1, whole genome shotgun sequence genome containing:
- the LOC131537679 gene encoding phospholipase A and acyltransferase 1-like, giving the protein MNFGDLLSYARIGYTHWAVYTGKNEKGENTVVEFTGEKGPNSKAGATVKEGPLKENFTVKNQWHEETPKSEAEMRANVEKVLRDGAGKYGILDNNCEHLATFIRYGKAQSLQANRVLNTASDFNNEIADNFGASAFGSSNMKF